A single window of Salvia splendens isolate huo1 chromosome 6, SspV2, whole genome shotgun sequence DNA harbors:
- the LOC121807093 gene encoding purple acid phosphatase 17-like, whose translation MGISEKKTMNMIMLCLWLATISLICGQISAKFPKFEHPTKGDGTLKFLVIGDWGRKGEYNQSQVALQMGRIGEELDIDFVISTGDNFYDNGLYGETDPNFVESFTNIYTAKSLQKPWYSVLGNHDYRGDAVAQLSPYLQKIDSRWLCLRSFVVNAEIVELFMLDTTPFVNDYFINPEHIYDWRGVIPTKGYTTYALKDLERALKESRAKWKIVVGHHAIRSVGHHGDTAELVNLLLPLLRANGVDLYVNGHDHCLEQISDDKSPIQFLTSGAGSKAWRGDVKNLSHENLKFFYDGQGFMSLQFTDSDMEITFYDVYGEVLHRWTTSNQLLSDM comes from the exons ATGGGTATTTCTGAGAAGAAAACCATGAACATGATTATGTTGTGCCTCTGGCTGGCGACCATCTCCTTAATATGTGGCCAAATTTCTGCtaaatttccaaaatttgaGCATCCTACAAAAGGTGATGGCACTCTCAAATTTTTGGTTATTGGAGATTGGGGAAGAAAAGGAGAGTACAACCAATCTCAAGTCGCACTTCAG ATGGGAAGAATTGGGGAAGAATTAGATATAGATTTTGTAATTTCAACTGGTGATAATTTTTATGATAATGGATTGTATGGGGAGACTGACCCTAACTTTGTTGAATCTTTTACCAACATCTACACAGCCAAAAGCCTCCAAAAGCCGTGGTATTCAG TTTTAGGCAACCATGATTATCGAGGTGATGCAGTTGCACAATTGAGCCCCTATCTTCAAAAAATTGATAGTAGATGGCTTTGTTTGAGGTCTTTTGTTGTTAATGCAG AAATTGTGGAGTTATTTATGTTGGATACCACTCCTTTTGTGAATGATTATTTCATCAACCCAGAGCATATATATGATTGGCGTGGTGTCATCCCTACAAAGGGCTACACTACTTATGCATTAAAG GATCTTGAAAGAGCATTGAAGGAATCAAGGGCAAAATGGAAAATAGTGGTGGGACATCATGCTATTAGAAGTGTGGGCCACCACGGTGACACTGCAGAGCTTgtaaatcttcttcttcctcttcttagG GCTAATGGCGTTGATCTATACGTGAATGGTCATGACCATTGTCTCGAACAAATTAGCGACGACAAAAG CCCTATTCAGTTTTTGACGAGTGGGGCCGGGTCCAAGGCTTGGAGGGGAGATGTTAAAAATCTGAGTCATGAGAATCTAAAATTCTTCTACGATGGACAAGGATTCATGTCACTTCAATTCACAGATAGTGATATGGAAATTACATTTTACGATGTGTATGGTGAGGTTTTGCACAGGTGGACT